From the Argentina anserina chromosome 3, drPotAnse1.1, whole genome shotgun sequence genome, the window GCGCGTACACGATCTAACTTGTTTGTATTTTCTTGTACAGGTTATGATGATTGCAAATTCAAGTGTAACTGAGGCAAGATGAAGTGACTACTCTTGTTGCAGGATTCAAGCAAAACAGGCTTGATTTTATTGTGCCATTTTTTTAAGCAAATTAAAAGTAATGAGAACTTAACAATAAGGGCTTTATTTACCCTCATATTTTGTTTAACAATGAGTGAAATGGAAGATCTTTATACTCTGCTTCACCTATGTATCCTTCACATAAGTTCTTCTATAATGATAACCAAAACAGGTTGAATTGTAGCTTGAATTTGTTTTTCTAAAACTAAATTGTTATCTCATAGcatcaaaaaatatatatgtgtttcTACGCTTTTTCAGAACCCACTCTAAAAATTTCtcctaaaaagtaaaaactaaTCTTGCCATCAAATCTCTAATTCCCTTCCTAAACTATGGATTATAGCTCGTTGTATGCCAAAATCAGACCTTCCACCCCAAACTTACGATTTTTTAAGGCAATTTTGGGACTAACGGACCTCAATCTCTTTTTTACTATTTTCCAATGTAAAAACAAATGATTCATTAATCCCTAAGAAAAATTtatctaaaaagaaaaaagaaaaacccgAGAAAATCATAAATTCTCGACTTAACAGCTCCGGCAATAGTGAGCTAAGACTTCAGACCTTGAGTGCGTCCCGTCTCCCAGACTTGAGAGACTCTCCAACCTTAATATCCCAGGCCTCGAATCACGCCGTGAAATTCCTCCGTCTCTTACGTCAGCATGGCTGCTCCTCCGGTCCTCCCCACTCCCGGCTTCTTATATACCTCCCCTCCCCCTTCACTCAAAGACATCATCTTCTTTCATCTTCGTGTTCCAACTCCAACTCCAACTCCAACAACGCCAACCTGCGATGGCAGTTGCTCTTGTCTTTTCCACTCTTGCTGCTGTCGTCgccttcctctctctctctctctctctctctctctctctctctctatcgaACCTCAAGCTTCGCTCCAATGCTGATTATCCAggtaacaacaacaacaaccgaTCATCCCTCGAAGCTTCCATCTTTTATGTTCGGTCGGGTTTGTGTTTCCGTAGAATTAGGGTTTCGATTGAGTGTGCCGGCCAATTTCCAGTTCTGACTTCTATGCACATGATCAAAGCTCTTAGTAGTGTTCTGTTTCTTTTCTAACTGAAAGTGATAAGAGTTTGATGTACATTGAAATTCAGTACTTGATTGTTGTCTTGTCACTTCGGGTTTGATTGTACTCTAATTATTCTCACTGAGAATCCtagttctggttttgattttgaacaTGGTGTCATTTTCAGCTTCATTTACTGATACCAAATTGAGAACAAAACATGCTTTGACGGCAGACATTGCTAAGGTAATGCCCTAAGACCTGATTATTCTATGTGTTTACGAATTAAATCGTGTGATATACAATGTTGTATGTGTAGATAGTGATTGTCAATGTGTGTTTTGTGCATGATTAtagacgtggtgtgtcccgaATCCTTCGTTGAGCTATGAGACTCTGCAGGACATACAAA encodes:
- the LOC126788349 gene encoding uncharacterized protein LOC126788349; translated protein: MAVALVFSTLAAVVAFLSLSLSLSLSLSLSNLKLRSNADYPASFTDTKLRTKHALTADIAKTWCVPNPSLSYETLQDIQTYACNYVDCSAIYSGGPCFNPSNDLSHADCSLCHECLLSRAA